One window of Canis lupus baileyi chromosome 21, mCanLup2.hap1, whole genome shotgun sequence genomic DNA carries:
- the SART1 gene encoding U4/U6.U5 tri-snRNP-associated protein 1 isoform X1, with the protein MGSSKKHRGEKEAAGTTAAASTGGATEQPPRHREHKKHKHRSGGGGSSGGERRKRSRERGGERGGGRRGTEAETRSGAHGRERGQAEPSERRVKREKRDDGYEAAASSKSSSGDASSLSIEETNKLRAKLGLKPLEVNAVKKETGTKEEPVAADVINPMALRQREELREKLAAAKEKRLLNQKLGKIKTLGEDDPWLDDTAAWIERSRQLQKEKDLAEKRAKLLEEMDQEFGVSTLVEEEFGQRRQDLYSARDLQGLTVEHAIDSFREGETVILTLKDKGVLQEEEDVLVNVNLVDKERAEKNVELRKKKPDYLPYAEDESVDDLAQQKPRSILSKYDEELEGERPHSFRLEQGGTADGLRERELEEIRAKLRLQAQSLSTAGPRLASEYLTPEEMVTFKKTKRRVKKIRKKEKEVVVRADDLLPLGDQTQDGDFGSRLRGRGRRRVPEADEEAPEEEDKEPAPQPLQSDDTRVENMDISDEEEAGGPQSGSPEVLEEDEAELELQKQLEKGRRLRQLQQLQQLRDSGEKVVEIVKKLESRQRGWEEDEDPERKGAIVFNATSEFCRTLGEIPTYGLAGNREEQEELMDFERDEERSANGGSESDGEENIGWSTVNLDEEKQQQDFSASSTTILDEEPIVNRGLAAALLLCQNKGLLETTVQKVARVKAPNKSLPSAVYCIEDKMAIDDKYSRREEYRGFTQDFKEKDGYKPDVKIEYVDETGRKLTPKEAFRQLSHRFHGKGSGKMKTERRMKKLDEEALLKKMSSSDTPLGTVALLQEKQKAQKTPYIVLSGSGKSMNANTITK; encoded by the exons ATGGGGTCGTCAAAGAAGCACCGTGGGGAGAAAGAGGCGGCCGGGACGACGGCGGCGGCCAGCACCGGAGGCGCCACCGAGCAGCCGCCGCGGCACCGGGAGCACAAAAAACACAAGCACCGGAGCGGCGGTGGCGGGAGCAGCGGTGGCGAACGTCGGAAGCGGAGTCGGGAGCGTGGGGGCgagcgcgggggcgggcggcgcgggacCGAAGCCGAGACACGCAGCGGCGCGCACGGGCGGGAGCGCGGCCAGGCTGAGCCCTCAGAGCGGCGCGTGAAGCGGGAGAAGCGCGATGACGGCTACGAGGCCG CTGCCAGCTCCAAAAGTAGCTCAGGAGATGCCTCATCTCTTAGCATCGAGGAGACCAA TAAACTCCGGGCAAAGTTGGGGCTGAAACCCTTGGAAGTCAATGCTGTCAAGAAGG AGACGGGCACCAAGGAGGAGCCCGTGGCAGCTGATGTCATCAATCCCATGGCCTTGAGACAGCGAGAGGAGCTACGAGAGAAGCTGGCAGCCGCCAAAGAAAAGCGCCTCCTGAACCAAAAGCTGGG aaAGATAAAGACACTGGGGGAGGATGACCCCTGGCTGGATGACACTGCAGCCTGGATTGAGAGGAGTCGGCAGCTTCAGAAGGAGAAGGACTTGGCAGAGAAGAGG GCCAAACTGCTGGAGGAGATGGACCAAGAGTTTGGAGTCAGCACTCTGGTGGAGGAGGAGTTTGGGCAAAGGCGGCAG GATCTGTACAGTGCCCGGGACCTACAGGGCCTCACTGTGGAACATGCTATTGATTCCTTTCGAGAAGGGGAGACTGTGATCCTCACCCTTAAAGACAAAG GTgtgctgcaggaggaggaggatgtacTGGTGAACGTGAACCTAGTAGATAAAGAGCGGGCGGAGAAAAATGTGGAGTTGCGGAAGAAGAAACCTGACTACCTGCCCTACGCAGAGGATGAGAGCGTGGATGACTTGGCACAG CAAAAACCCCGCTCTATCCTGTCCAAGTATGATGAGGAGCTTGAGGGCGAGCGGCCACACTCGTTCCGCCTGGAGCAGGGTGGCACTGCTGATGGCTTACGAGAGCGGGAGCTGGAGGAGATCCGGGCCAAGTTGCGACTACAGGCTCAGTCGCTGAGCACAGCGGGGCCTCGACTCGCCTCTGAGTACCTCACACCTGAGGAGATG gtaacttttaaaaagaccaaaCGGAGGGTGAAGAAGATCcgcaagaaagagaaggaggtggTAGTGCGAGCCGATGACTTGCTACCTCTTGGGGACCAGACTCAAGATGGGGACTTCGGGTCTAG gctgcggggccggggccggcgccgagTGCCTGAGGCCGATGAAGAGGCCCcagaggaggaggacaaggaaCCGGCACCTCAGCCCCTGCAGTCAGATGACACCCGTGTGGAGAACATGGACATCAGCGATGAGG AAGAGGCTGGAGGACCACAGTCAGGGTCCCCAGAGGTGCTGGAGGAGGATGAGGCAGAGCTGGAGCTGCAGAAGCAGCTGGAGAAGGGGCGTCGCCTGCGGCAGCTCCAGCAACTCCAGCAGCTGCGAGACAGCGGTGAGAAG GTGGTGGAGATTGTCAAGAAGCTGGAATCTCGCCAGCGGGGCTGGGAGGAGGACGAAGATCCAGAACGGAAGGGGGCCATCGTGTTCAATGCCACGTCGGAGTTCTGCCGCACTTTGGGGGAGATCCCCACCTATGGGCTGGCCGGCAACCGGGAGGAGCAAGAAGAGCTCATG GACTTTGAGCGAGACGAGGAACGCTCAGCCAACGGTGGCTCCGAGTCTGATGGGGAGGAGAACATCGGCTGGAGCACAGTCAACCTGGAcgaggagaagcagcagcaggat ttctctgcctcctccaccaCCATCCTGGATGAGGAGCCCATCGTGAACAGAGGGCTGGCAGCTGCCCTGCTGCTGTGTCAGAACAAAG GGCTGCTGGAAACCACGGTACAGAAGGTGGCCCGGGTGAAGGCACCCAACAAATCCCTACCGTCAGCCGTGTACTGCATCGAGGACAAGAT GGCCATCGACGACAAGTACAGCCGGCGGGAGGAATACCGTGGTTTTACCCAGGACTTCAAGGAGAAGGATGGCTACAAACCCGATGTGAAGATTGAGTACGTGGATGAGACGGGCCGGAAGCTCACTCCCAAGGAG GCTTTCCGGCAGCTGTCCCATCGCTTCCACGGGAAAGGCTCAGGCAAGATGAAGACAGAGCGGCGGATGAAGAAGCTAGATGAGGAGGCG CTCCTGAAGAAGATGAGCTCCAGCGACACACCCCTGGGCACGGTGGCCTTGCTCCAGGAGAAGCAGAAGGCCCAGAAGACGCCGTACATCGTGCTCAGTGGCAGCGGCAAGAGCATGAACGC GAACACCATCACCAAATGA
- the SART1 gene encoding U4/U6.U5 tri-snRNP-associated protein 1 isoform X2, which produces MALRQREELREKLAAAKEKRLLNQKLGKIKTLGEDDPWLDDTAAWIERSRQLQKEKDLAEKRAKLLEEMDQEFGVSTLVEEEFGQRRQDLYSARDLQGLTVEHAIDSFREGETVILTLKDKGVLQEEEDVLVNVNLVDKERAEKNVELRKKKPDYLPYAEDESVDDLAQQKPRSILSKYDEELEGERPHSFRLEQGGTADGLRERELEEIRAKLRLQAQSLSTAGPRLASEYLTPEEMVTFKKTKRRVKKIRKKEKEVVVRADDLLPLGDQTQDGDFGSRLRGRGRRRVPEADEEAPEEEDKEPAPQPLQSDDTRVENMDISDEEEAGGPQSGSPEVLEEDEAELELQKQLEKGRRLRQLQQLQQLRDSGEKVVEIVKKLESRQRGWEEDEDPERKGAIVFNATSEFCRTLGEIPTYGLAGNREEQEELMDFERDEERSANGGSESDGEENIGWSTVNLDEEKQQQDFSASSTTILDEEPIVNRGLAAALLLCQNKGLLETTVQKVARVKAPNKSLPSAVYCIEDKMAIDDKYSRREEYRGFTQDFKEKDGYKPDVKIEYVDETGRKLTPKEAFRQLSHRFHGKGSGKMKTERRMKKLDEEALLKKMSSSDTPLGTVALLQEKQKAQKTPYIVLSGSGKSMNANTITK; this is translated from the exons ATGGCCTTGAGACAGCGAGAGGAGCTACGAGAGAAGCTGGCAGCCGCCAAAGAAAAGCGCCTCCTGAACCAAAAGCTGGG aaAGATAAAGACACTGGGGGAGGATGACCCCTGGCTGGATGACACTGCAGCCTGGATTGAGAGGAGTCGGCAGCTTCAGAAGGAGAAGGACTTGGCAGAGAAGAGG GCCAAACTGCTGGAGGAGATGGACCAAGAGTTTGGAGTCAGCACTCTGGTGGAGGAGGAGTTTGGGCAAAGGCGGCAG GATCTGTACAGTGCCCGGGACCTACAGGGCCTCACTGTGGAACATGCTATTGATTCCTTTCGAGAAGGGGAGACTGTGATCCTCACCCTTAAAGACAAAG GTgtgctgcaggaggaggaggatgtacTGGTGAACGTGAACCTAGTAGATAAAGAGCGGGCGGAGAAAAATGTGGAGTTGCGGAAGAAGAAACCTGACTACCTGCCCTACGCAGAGGATGAGAGCGTGGATGACTTGGCACAG CAAAAACCCCGCTCTATCCTGTCCAAGTATGATGAGGAGCTTGAGGGCGAGCGGCCACACTCGTTCCGCCTGGAGCAGGGTGGCACTGCTGATGGCTTACGAGAGCGGGAGCTGGAGGAGATCCGGGCCAAGTTGCGACTACAGGCTCAGTCGCTGAGCACAGCGGGGCCTCGACTCGCCTCTGAGTACCTCACACCTGAGGAGATG gtaacttttaaaaagaccaaaCGGAGGGTGAAGAAGATCcgcaagaaagagaaggaggtggTAGTGCGAGCCGATGACTTGCTACCTCTTGGGGACCAGACTCAAGATGGGGACTTCGGGTCTAG gctgcggggccggggccggcgccgagTGCCTGAGGCCGATGAAGAGGCCCcagaggaggaggacaaggaaCCGGCACCTCAGCCCCTGCAGTCAGATGACACCCGTGTGGAGAACATGGACATCAGCGATGAGG AAGAGGCTGGAGGACCACAGTCAGGGTCCCCAGAGGTGCTGGAGGAGGATGAGGCAGAGCTGGAGCTGCAGAAGCAGCTGGAGAAGGGGCGTCGCCTGCGGCAGCTCCAGCAACTCCAGCAGCTGCGAGACAGCGGTGAGAAG GTGGTGGAGATTGTCAAGAAGCTGGAATCTCGCCAGCGGGGCTGGGAGGAGGACGAAGATCCAGAACGGAAGGGGGCCATCGTGTTCAATGCCACGTCGGAGTTCTGCCGCACTTTGGGGGAGATCCCCACCTATGGGCTGGCCGGCAACCGGGAGGAGCAAGAAGAGCTCATG GACTTTGAGCGAGACGAGGAACGCTCAGCCAACGGTGGCTCCGAGTCTGATGGGGAGGAGAACATCGGCTGGAGCACAGTCAACCTGGAcgaggagaagcagcagcaggat ttctctgcctcctccaccaCCATCCTGGATGAGGAGCCCATCGTGAACAGAGGGCTGGCAGCTGCCCTGCTGCTGTGTCAGAACAAAG GGCTGCTGGAAACCACGGTACAGAAGGTGGCCCGGGTGAAGGCACCCAACAAATCCCTACCGTCAGCCGTGTACTGCATCGAGGACAAGAT GGCCATCGACGACAAGTACAGCCGGCGGGAGGAATACCGTGGTTTTACCCAGGACTTCAAGGAGAAGGATGGCTACAAACCCGATGTGAAGATTGAGTACGTGGATGAGACGGGCCGGAAGCTCACTCCCAAGGAG GCTTTCCGGCAGCTGTCCCATCGCTTCCACGGGAAAGGCTCAGGCAAGATGAAGACAGAGCGGCGGATGAAGAAGCTAGATGAGGAGGCG CTCCTGAAGAAGATGAGCTCCAGCGACACACCCCTGGGCACGGTGGCCTTGCTCCAGGAGAAGCAGAAGGCCCAGAAGACGCCGTACATCGTGCTCAGTGGCAGCGGCAAGAGCATGAACGC GAACACCATCACCAAATGA